From the genome of Desulfuromonadales bacterium, one region includes:
- a CDS encoding ABC transporter permease has translation MRILETIGRKILNAAQGAGEMLALLLETVYYCKEAPRNLPAIFRQMSEIGIGTLPIASLMSLFIGMVLALQTGGTLAIYGSQEALGIIVGLSMVKELGPVMTSLLVAGRVGSAMAAEVGAMEVYEEIDALKTLEINPVRYLAMPRLLACLFAVPALVVFSIIIGIAGGGLVADINPKINVPFGVYYDNMIKFLDYKDVFKGLLKAMVFGGIVAQVGCYVGFKTSGGARGIGESTTRSVVLSFLLIFIADYFLTRLML, from the coding sequence ATGCGAATTCTTGAAACGATAGGAAGAAAAATCCTGAACGCTGCCCAAGGCGCTGGTGAGATGCTGGCCTTGCTGTTGGAGACTGTCTACTATTGCAAGGAGGCGCCGCGCAATCTGCCGGCGATCTTCAGGCAGATGAGCGAAATCGGTATCGGCACCCTGCCGATCGCCTCTCTGATGTCCCTGTTCATCGGCATGGTTCTGGCGCTGCAGACCGGTGGAACTCTGGCGATTTATGGGTCGCAGGAAGCGCTGGGGATCATTGTCGGCCTGTCCATGGTCAAGGAACTCGGTCCCGTCATGACCAGCCTTCTGGTGGCCGGTCGCGTTGGTTCGGCCATGGCGGCGGAAGTCGGGGCAATGGAAGTCTACGAAGAGATCGATGCGCTCAAGACCCTGGAAATCAACCCCGTCCGTTATCTGGCGATGCCGCGGCTACTGGCATGTCTGTTCGCGGTGCCGGCACTGGTGGTTTTTTCGATTATCATCGGCATTGCCGGCGGCGGGCTGGTCGCCGATATCAATCCGAAAATCAATGTCCCCTTTGGTGTCTATTACGACAACATGATCAAGTTCCTTGACTATAAGGACGTTTTCAAGGGACTTCTCAAGGCCATGGTATTCGGCGGAATTGTTGCCCAGGTCGGCTGTTATGTCGGCTTCAAGACTTCCGGCGGTGCCCGCGGGATCGGTGAATCGACGACCCGTTCGGTTGTTCTTTCGTTTCTGCTGATATTCATCGCGGATTATTTCCTGACCAGACTCATGCTTTAG